CCTGTTGCAGCAGCACGCCGAACACGCCGTCCAGCTCCAGCACTTTTTCCGCTTTATCGACGATGACGTCGAAGCCGAAGGTTTCGGCGCGGGTGCGCACCACGTCCAGCGTCTGCGGATGCACGTCGTCAGCCACGAAGAAGCGGTTGGCGTCTTTCAGCTTGCTGGCGCGTTTGGCCAAGGCCATCGCTTCGGCGGCGGCGGTGGCTTCATCCAGCAGCGAAGCAGAAGCCAGATCCAGGCCGGTCAGATCGAGGGTCACGGTCTGGAAGTTCAGCAGCGCTTCCAGGCGCCCCTGCGACACTTCCGGCTGATAAGGGGTATAAGCGGTGTACCAGCCTGGGTTTTCCAGCATGTTGCGCAGGATCACCGGTGGCGTCAGCACGGCGCTGTAGCCCATGCCGATATAGGATTTGTAGCGCTGATTTTGCGAGGCGATCGCCTTCAGCTCAGCCAACGCCTGGTGTTCGGTCGCCGCGTCGCCGACCGGCGGCGGTCCCGGCAGCTGAATGTCCGCCGGCACGATCTGTTGGATCAGCGCGCTGAGCGAGCGAGCGCCCACCGCTGCCAGCAACTCCTGGCGTTGTTCCGCAGAAGAGCCGATGTGGCGTTCAATGAACGCTTCGCTGTGTTCGAGTTGGCTGAGTGTCTGAGTCATTGCTACAAATTCCTGAATGCTTGCGTGATACGGGATATAGCTTGAACGGTAACTAAAACGCCCCGGCCGAAAAGCCTGGGGCGTGGTCACGATTACTCGTCGATCGAGGCCTGATAAGCCGCGGCGTCCAGCAGGTTCGCCAGCTCGCCTTCGTCGGCGGCTTTAATCTGGAACAGGAAGCCGTCACCGTAGGGCTCGCTGTTCACCAGCTCCGGAGAGCTTTCCAGCTCGCCGTTCACCGCCACGATTTCGCCGCTGATTGGCGCGTAAATGTCCGACGCCGCCTTGACGGATTCCGCCACGGCGCAATCTTCACCGGCGGCGACTTTGCGGCCCACTTCCGGCAGGTCGACAAACACCATATCGCCCAGCAGTTCTTGCGCGTGCTCGGTGATGCCTACGGTGTAAACGC
The sequence above is drawn from the Serratia sp. FDAARGOS_506 genome and encodes:
- the gcvH gene encoding glycine cleavage system protein GcvH translates to MSNVPTELKYASSHEWVRSEGNGVYTVGITEHAQELLGDMVFVDLPEVGRKVAAGEDCAVAESVKAASDIYAPISGEIVAVNGELESSPELVNSEPYGDGFLFQIKAADEGELANLLDAAAYQASIDE